The sequence GCCATGTCCGTGACCAGTTCGAGGCGGTCTGCACCTCCGGCCTGGGCAGCGACCGCGTCCTCTGCGTCGAGAGCGATCACCTCCAGGACTGCACGGTTGCTCATGGGTCCCCATTCCTCCGATACACAGCTACAGCCCTTCACGGCTATAGGTCTAGTCCAATGGTCAGCCTACGGGTGGCCGACGGGCGGCGCAGCCCTCTATCTGAACCCACGTGCGCGACGGGGCGCGACCCGGCCCCGCAGGCGGGTGACGCACCTCTCCCGCCACGCCTTGCGCTTCATAGGGGAGGGGGGTATACATGACGACAGACAGAGATACCCCCTAGGGGTATCTGGGACGGCTTCAGGGAGGACCCCGTGTCCGCGCACTCCGCCACCACCGCAACCACCGCCGCCGCAACCTCCGCCGGGGCCGGCGGCACGGCGGTCGAGCTCGCGATCGGCGGGATGACCTGCGCCTCGTGCGCGGCCCGGATCGAGAAGAAGCTCAACCGGATGGACGGCGTGGAAGCCACCGTCAACTACGCCACCGAGAAGGCGAAGGTCACCTATGCGGGCGCCGACGTGTCCGTCGAGGATCTGATCGCGACCGTCGAGGCCACCGGATACACCGCCCGGCAGCCCGCCCCTCCCGCCGTCGAAACCGCCGCCCCACCACCGGGGAGCGGCGACCCGCAACAGGGCTCGACCGAGGACGACGGGCTCACGGACCTGCGCCGGCGGCTGGTCACCGCCGTCCTCCTCGCCGTACCGGTGATCGCGATGGCGATGGTTCCCGCGCTCCAGTTCGACTACTGGCAGTGGCTCTCCCTGACGCTGGCCGCACCGGTCGTCACCTACGCCGCCTGGCCGTTCCACCGGGCCGCCTGGACGAACGCGAGGCACGGCGCGGCGACGATGGACACGCTGATCTCCGTCGGCACGTCGGCCGCGTTCCTGTGGTCGGTGTGGGCGCTGTTCTTCGGGACGGCGGGCATGGCCGGGATGACGCACCCGTTCGAGTTCACCATCGCCCGCAGCGACGGCGCCGGGAACATCTACCTGGAAGCGGCGGCCGGGGTGACGGCGTTCATCCTCGCCGGGCGCTACTTCGAGGCGCGCTCGAAGCGGAAGGCCGGGGCGGCGCTGAAGGCCCTGATGGAGCTGGGGGCGAAGGAGGTCACCGTTCTGCGTGACGGTGCGGAGTCGACGATCCCGGTCTCCGCGCTGCAGGTCGGAGACCGTTTCCTGGTCCGTCCCGGGGAGAAGATCGCGACGGACGGGACCGTGGTCGAGGGCTCCTCCGCCGTGGACGCCTCGATGCTCACCGGCGAATCCGTACCCGTCGAGGTCACCACCGGCGACACCGTCACCGGCGCCACCCTCAACGCCGGAGGACGCCTCCTCGTCGAAGCCACCCGCATCGGCAACGACACCCAACTCGCCCGCATGGCCCGACTCGTCGAAGACGCCCAGAACGGCAAAGCCTCCGCACAACGCCTCGCCGACCGCATCTCCGCCGTCTTCGTCCCCGTCGTCATCACCCTCGCCCTGGCCACCCTCGGCTACTGGCTCGGCAACGGCGCCGGACTCACCACCGCCTTCACCGCAGCCGTCGCCGTCCTCATCATCGCCTGCCCCTGCGCCCTCGGCCTCGCCACCCCCACCGCCCTCATGGTCGGCACCGGCCGCGGCGCCCAACTCGGCATCCTCATCAAAGGCCCCGAAGTCCTGGAAACCACCCGCCACGCCGACACCATCGTCCTCGACAAGACCGGCACCGTCACCACCGGCCGCATGACCCTCCACACCACCCACACCACCCACGAAACCGACAAGACCGAAGTCCTACGACTGGCAGGAGCCCTGGAGAACGCCTCCGAACACCCCATCGCCCAAGCCGTCGCCACCGCAGCCACCGACACCACCGGCCCCCTCCCCACCCCCGAGGACTTCACCAACATCCCCGGCCTCGGCGTCCAGGGCACCGTCGAGGGACACGCCGTCCTCGTCGGGCGCGAACAGCTCCTGGCCGAGTGGGAGATCCGGCTTCCCGCCCACCTCGCCGAGGCGAAGCAGGCCGCGGAGGCCGCCGGGCGCACCGCGATCGCCGTCGCCTGGGACGGGGAGGCACGAGCGGTGCTGGAGGTCGCCGACGCGGTGAAGGACACGAGCGCCGAGGCCGTCCGCCGGCTCCGCGCCCTCGGTCTGACCCCGATCCTCCTCACCGGTGACAACCGGGCCGTGGCGGAGTCGGTCGCGGCCGAGGTCGGCATCGACGAGGTGTACGCGGAGGTCATGCCGCAGGACAAGGTCGACGTGGTCAAGCGCCTTCAGGGCGAGGGCCGTTCGGTCGCGATGGTCGGGGACGGGGTCAAC is a genomic window of Streptomyces sp. YPW6 containing:
- a CDS encoding cation-translocating P-type ATPase, producing MSAHSATTATTAAATSAGAGGTAVELAIGGMTCASCAARIEKKLNRMDGVEATVNYATEKAKVTYAGADVSVEDLIATVEATGYTARQPAPPAVETAAPPPGSGDPQQGSTEDDGLTDLRRRLVTAVLLAVPVIAMAMVPALQFDYWQWLSLTLAAPVVTYAAWPFHRAAWTNARHGAATMDTLISVGTSAAFLWSVWALFFGTAGMAGMTHPFEFTIARSDGAGNIYLEAAAGVTAFILAGRYFEARSKRKAGAALKALMELGAKEVTVLRDGAESTIPVSALQVGDRFLVRPGEKIATDGTVVEGSSAVDASMLTGESVPVEVTTGDTVTGATLNAGGRLLVEATRIGNDTQLARMARLVEDAQNGKASAQRLADRISAVFVPVVITLALATLGYWLGNGAGLTTAFTAAVAVLIIACPCALGLATPTALMVGTGRGAQLGILIKGPEVLETTRHADTIVLDKTGTVTTGRMTLHTTHTTHETDKTEVLRLAGALENASEHPIAQAVATAATDTTGPLPTPEDFTNIPGLGVQGTVEGHAVLVGREQLLAEWEIRLPAHLAEAKQAAEAAGRTAIAVAWDGEARAVLEVADAVKDTSAEAVRRLRALGLTPILLTGDNRAVAESVAAEVGIDEVYAEVMPQDKVDVVKRLQGEGRSVAMVGDGVNDAAALAQADLGLAMGTGTDAAIEAGDLTLVRGDLTAAADAIRLSRRTLSTIRTNLFWAFAYNVAALPLAAAGLLNPMIAGAAMAFSSVFVVGNSLRLRTFKGA